A window of Mucilaginibacter paludis DSM 18603 contains these coding sequences:
- a CDS encoding NADH-quinone oxidoreductase subunit J family protein, whose protein sequence is MNIEQILFYVMGFIALASALLVAASKNLVRSLFLFFVTLFALAGLYVFALADFVAVTQIVIYVGGVLVLMLFAFMLSNKDVLNNLQQGNNKFISVGKLPALLVAVLFLIVLVNAIIKAQPDSLPWIKASVQHDNVIKPGDNMLSNIGINLMTRYLLPFEVVSILLMMTLIGAAHLARKEEHKL, encoded by the coding sequence ATGAATATAGAACAGATTTTATTTTACGTGATGGGTTTCATCGCCCTCGCATCGGCCTTGCTGGTTGCCGCCAGTAAAAACCTGGTGCGCTCGCTGTTTCTATTTTTTGTAACACTGTTTGCGCTGGCCGGTTTATACGTTTTTGCCCTGGCCGATTTTGTGGCCGTTACCCAGATTGTGATCTACGTGGGCGGGGTATTGGTATTGATGTTGTTTGCCTTTATGCTTTCTAATAAAGATGTACTTAATAATTTACAACAAGGCAACAACAAGTTTATATCGGTTGGCAAGTTGCCAGCCCTTTTGGTAGCGGTACTATTTTTAATTGTATTGGTAAACGCCATTATTAAGGCGCAGCCCGATAGTTTGCCCTGGATAAAAGCTTCGGTACAACATGATAATGTGATTAAACCGGGCGACAATATGCTGAGCAATATCGGTATCAACCTGATGACGCGTTACCTGTTGCCGTTCGAGGTGGTCTCCATCCTGTTGATGATGACCTTGATAGGCGCTGCACATTTAGCCCGGAAGGAGGAACACAAGCTATGA
- a CDS encoding complex I subunit 4 family protein, with protein sequence MNILTLLIFSPILFGILVLILPTELRNISKHITLLATLVQLGISIWLYLNFKTGAAFAGVNREAQYQFVEKLHWIGLNLGGMGKMQIDYFVGVDGISIVLLLMSSIVMVIAALSSWEINKNHKGYFALFLLLDVAITGVFCSLDFFLFYIFYELMLLPLYFLIGIWGGAKREYAAIKFFLYTLFGSVFMLLVMVGLYFSVKDPATGNHTFNMIQMMNTANYDAGSVFSTISHRMLFGLPARTVGFIVLFIAFAIKVPVVPLHTWLPAAHVEAPTPVSIILAGVLLKVGGYGIIRICLGIFPEVAASGAFWLGLLGVISILYGALNALAQRDLKRLIAFSSISHMGFVLLGIASQTAEGVSGAIMQMVSHGFLSSMLFFLVGVIYNRVHDRDVYSFRGLSTLLPKYTVFVMIAFFASLGLPGFSAFIAEAFSLVGAFNSTAIPTWMAVCGSVGILLSAGYFLWTLQRMFFGDTQLKGGEIWKLALTDVNRREVIALVPLAALALILGIMPSLVFDKINDSVLALIQFIQIR encoded by the coding sequence ATGAATATATTAACGCTGCTTATTTTTTCCCCAATATTGTTCGGTATCCTGGTACTCATCCTGCCCACAGAATTGCGGAACATCTCTAAACATATTACGCTGCTGGCCACGCTTGTTCAGTTAGGCATCAGCATCTGGCTTTATCTTAATTTTAAAACCGGGGCGGCTTTTGCAGGGGTTAATCGCGAAGCCCAATACCAGTTTGTTGAAAAACTACATTGGATAGGTTTAAACCTTGGCGGGATGGGCAAAATGCAGATTGATTATTTTGTTGGGGTTGATGGTATTTCTATCGTGTTATTGCTGATGTCGTCCATCGTGATGGTAATCGCCGCCTTATCATCCTGGGAGATCAACAAGAACCATAAAGGCTATTTCGCCTTGTTTTTGTTATTGGATGTAGCCATTACGGGCGTATTCTGCTCGCTGGATTTCTTCCTGTTCTACATATTTTACGAGCTGATGCTTTTGCCGCTATATTTCCTGATCGGGATATGGGGCGGCGCGAAGCGCGAATACGCAGCTATCAAATTTTTTCTGTATACCTTGTTCGGTTCGGTGTTTATGCTGCTGGTGATGGTTGGGCTGTATTTTTCGGTTAAAGATCCGGCAACGGGAAATCATACCTTCAACATGATCCAGATGATGAACACCGCCAATTACGATGCTGGTTCGGTATTCAGCACCATCAGTCACCGCATGTTATTTGGCCTGCCTGCCCGTACGGTTGGTTTTATTGTGCTCTTTATAGCCTTCGCTATCAAGGTGCCGGTAGTGCCGCTGCATACCTGGCTGCCCGCTGCACACGTTGAAGCGCCAACGCCGGTATCTATTATACTGGCAGGTGTATTGCTCAAAGTAGGGGGCTACGGTATTATCCGCATCTGCCTGGGTATATTTCCGGAGGTAGCAGCCTCGGGAGCCTTTTGGCTGGGACTGCTTGGCGTAATATCCATCCTTTACGGTGCCTTAAACGCCCTTGCTCAGCGAGATTTGAAGCGGTTGATCGCCTTCTCGTCTATCTCGCACATGGGCTTTGTGCTCCTGGGCATAGCATCACAAACTGCCGAAGGCGTAAGCGGTGCCATTATGCAGATGGTGAGCCACGGTTTCTTATCCTCCATGTTGTTCTTTTTAGTGGGCGTAATCTATAACCGGGTGCATGATCGGGATGTTTACAGTTTCCGCGGCTTAAGTACCTTGCTGCCTAAGTATACCGTATTTGTGATGATTGCCTTTTTTGCGTCGTTAGGTTTGCCGGGCTTTTCGGCCTTTATTGCCGAAGCATTCAGCCTGGTGGGGGCGTTTAATTCAACAGCAATACCCACATGGATGGCGGTATGCGGTTCGGTAGGTATCCTGCTGAGCGCCGGTTATTTTTTGTGGACGCTGCAGCGGATGTTTTTTGGCGATACCCAGTTAAAAGGTGGCGAAATATGGAAACTGGCCCTTACCGATGTTAACCGGCGCGAGGTGATTGCCCTGGTGCCCCTGGCTGCCCTGGCCTTAATTTTAGGCATTATGCCTTCGCTTGTTTTTGATAAGATCAACGATTCGGTACTGGCGCTTATTCAATTTATTCAAATCAGGTAA
- the nuoH gene encoding NADH-quinone oxidoreductase subunit NuoH, which translates to MAFYITYIIIALGLFAFAGLFTLFGVYAERKVSALIQDRLGPTEVGKYGTLQTLADMLKLIQKEFITPAAADKLLFVLAPAIIFVAVYLGFAAMPWGPGLVPVSLNIGLFYVFAIISVETLGILMAGWGSNNKYSLLGAMRSVSQIISYEIPAGFAIISVVMITQTLDLQQIATQQGILSTETTKFLGYWDVSHTGGILSWNIFRAPHLIIAFVIYFIASLAESNRAPFDIPEAESELVAGFHTEYTGMGFAFVFLAEYAMMFLVSMIAVMLFLGAWNTPLPNMGRLHLADYTTGIAWGILWVTLKTLALVFVQMWIRWTLPRFRIDQLMGLCWKVLTPLAFVCMLISGIWRLLLM; encoded by the coding sequence TTGGCTTTTTATATTACATATATCATCATCGCTTTAGGGCTTTTTGCCTTTGCCGGCTTGTTTACCCTATTTGGGGTATATGCCGAGCGGAAGGTATCTGCCTTGATACAAGACAGGCTTGGCCCCACCGAGGTAGGCAAGTACGGCACGCTGCAAACCCTGGCAGATATGCTGAAATTGATCCAGAAAGAATTTATTACACCCGCTGCAGCCGATAAGCTTTTGTTTGTGCTGGCGCCGGCCATTATTTTTGTGGCGGTTTACCTCGGTTTCGCGGCTATGCCCTGGGGGCCGGGTTTGGTGCCGGTTAGCTTAAATATCGGTTTGTTTTATGTGTTCGCTATTATCTCGGTAGAAACATTGGGCATCCTGATGGCCGGTTGGGGCTCCAACAATAAATACTCATTATTGGGCGCTATGCGCTCCGTATCGCAAATCATCTCGTACGAGATCCCGGCGGGTTTCGCCATTATATCAGTGGTGATGATCACCCAGACGCTCGATCTGCAGCAGATTGCCACCCAGCAAGGCATCTTATCAACCGAAACAACCAAATTTTTAGGTTATTGGGATGTGAGCCATACAGGCGGGATATTATCCTGGAACATTTTCAGGGCGCCGCACCTCATTATAGCGTTTGTAATTTATTTTATCGCATCGCTGGCCGAATCAAACCGGGCGCCTTTTGATATACCCGAAGCGGAATCTGAACTGGTTGCCGGTTTCCATACCGAATATACCGGGATGGGCTTCGCCTTTGTGTTTCTGGCAGAATATGCCATGATGTTTTTGGTATCCATGATAGCCGTGATGCTGTTTTTAGGTGCCTGGAATACACCGCTGCCCAATATGGGGCGGCTACATTTAGCCGATTATACCACCGGTATAGCATGGGGCATTTTATGGGTAACTTTGAAAACCCTGGCACTGGTATTTGTACAGATGTGGATCAGGTGGACTTTACCCCGTTTCCGCATCGACCAGTTGATGGGTTTATGTTGGAAGGTGTTAACACCGCTGGCTTTTGTGTGCATGCTGATATCGGGGATATGGCGGCTGTTGTTGATGTGA
- the nuoL gene encoding NADH-quinone oxidoreductase subunit L, which produces MMNVQLAIIAAVVPFAACLINLLFVPKQSKISGGVSTLAIIISLTLAGFVFSQIWNQASVQIHQQWFVIGSIRVQAGIWLNNLSVLMLLLVSAIALPVHIYSMAYMKGDERYTRYFMYLSFFCFAMLALVIMDSLLLLYAFWELVGFASYLLIGFWFTREKAVQANKKAFIMNRIGDVGLLIGILLLYSHYHTFDMVQLFSGSNPLASAKGVDAAWLTLPGICFLCGAIAKSAQFPLHTWLPDAMEGPTSVSALIHAATMVAAGIFLLGRVYPAFNTDVLTIIAVIGCFTALMAATIALTQNDLKRILAYSTISQLGFMMLAMGVGAYSSALFHLATHAFFKCLLFLAAGVIIHQMSHLKHKHELDIDPQNILNMGGLRKLMPVTFITCCIAALALIGFPLTSGYLSKEGILIQAFEWAQGKSWVYTMIPVGAMLTSLLTVFYIARLIFKVFLGQSRLKQINPALEPEAHEGNLLFSVPMVFLAICSLFPLFSINPFEYGHAWLVKGFGAVADVESNFHLLVPLTVNGLGLLVIYLAYSIYVKQNIHWFKQQGWLYQLSYNQWYIDSFYSKVVVKSVLLLGKALYWFDQVILDGFVNLLASVSLALSKVAALFDEYVIDGLLHLLTEIVKQAGNFIRGFQTGKVQNYLFTMLLIILVVYVLKTFI; this is translated from the coding sequence ATGATGAACGTGCAACTGGCTATTATAGCTGCCGTTGTGCCTTTTGCTGCCTGTTTAATTAACCTGTTATTTGTACCTAAACAAAGCAAAATATCGGGCGGGGTATCAACCCTGGCCATTATAATAAGTTTAACCTTAGCCGGTTTTGTGTTTAGCCAGATATGGAACCAGGCATCCGTACAAATCCATCAGCAATGGTTTGTTATCGGCAGTATCCGCGTTCAGGCTGGTATCTGGCTCAACAACCTGTCGGTTTTAATGCTGCTGCTGGTTTCGGCAATTGCCTTGCCGGTGCATATCTACTCCATGGCCTACATGAAGGGCGATGAGCGCTATACCCGGTATTTTATGTACCTCAGCTTTTTTTGCTTTGCTATGCTGGCTTTGGTTATTATGGATAGCCTGTTGCTGTTGTACGCCTTTTGGGAGCTGGTGGGTTTTGCATCGTACCTGCTTATCGGCTTTTGGTTCACCCGCGAAAAGGCCGTTCAAGCCAACAAAAAGGCTTTCATCATGAATAGGATAGGCGATGTAGGCTTACTGATCGGCATCCTGCTGCTGTATTCGCATTACCACACCTTTGATATGGTACAGCTGTTTAGCGGTAGCAACCCGCTGGCCAGTGCCAAAGGGGTTGATGCCGCCTGGTTAACCTTACCCGGCATTTGCTTTTTATGCGGGGCCATTGCCAAGTCGGCACAGTTTCCGCTCCATACCTGGCTGCCCGATGCTATGGAAGGCCCAACATCGGTATCCGCATTAATCCACGCAGCTACTATGGTGGCCGCCGGTATATTTTTATTAGGGCGAGTTTACCCGGCTTTTAATACCGATGTATTAACCATTATTGCCGTTATAGGCTGCTTTACCGCCTTAATGGCCGCTACCATCGCGCTCACGCAAAACGATCTGAAACGGATACTGGCCTATTCTACCATATCGCAATTGGGCTTTATGATGCTGGCCATGGGCGTTGGCGCTTACTCATCGGCCTTGTTCCACCTGGCAACACATGCTTTTTTTAAATGCCTGTTGTTTTTGGCGGCAGGTGTTATCATCCACCAGATGAGCCATCTTAAACACAAGCACGAGCTGGACATCGATCCACAAAATATTTTAAACATGGGCGGTTTGCGTAAGCTGATGCCCGTAACGTTTATTACCTGCTGCATTGCCGCCCTGGCTTTAATAGGCTTCCCGCTAACATCGGGCTATCTATCTAAAGAGGGTATCCTCATCCAGGCTTTCGAGTGGGCGCAGGGCAAAAGCTGGGTGTATACCATGATACCAGTTGGGGCCATGCTTACCAGTTTGCTCACGGTGTTTTACATTGCCCGTTTAATATTCAAAGTGTTTTTGGGCCAGTCGCGCTTAAAGCAAATTAACCCGGCTCTTGAGCCCGAGGCCCACGAGGGTAACTTACTCTTCTCGGTACCGATGGTGTTCCTGGCCATTTGCAGCCTGTTTCCTTTATTTTCGATTAATCCTTTTGAGTATGGCCATGCCTGGCTTGTTAAAGGGTTTGGCGCTGTCGCGGATGTGGAAAGTAACTTTCATTTGCTGGTTCCGCTTACGGTGAACGGCTTAGGTTTGCTGGTTATTTACCTGGCCTATAGCATTTACGTAAAGCAAAATATCCATTGGTTTAAACAGCAGGGGTGGTTGTACCAACTATCCTACAACCAATGGTATATCGATAGCTTTTACAGCAAGGTAGTGGTTAAGTCGGTTTTACTTTTAGGCAAGGCCCTGTATTGGTTTGATCAGGTTATTTTAGACGGCTTTGTTAATTTACTGGCTTCGGTTAGTTTGGCGCTCAGTAAGGTTGCGGCCCTGTTTGATGAATATGTGATTGACGGCCTGCTGCATTTGCTTACCGAAATTGTAAAACAGGCTGGTAACTTTATCCGGGGTTTTCAAACCGGAAAAGTGCAGAACTATCTGTTTACCATGTTGTTGATTATTTTAGTTGTGTATGTTTTAAAGACGTTTATTTGA
- a CDS encoding 4Fe-4S binding protein, protein MLKEVFNGFKTAWVGLFLTLRHFFASNKQRVVSSVKSDNYFEEQDGKGTNTIQYPQQKLPVPEVGRYQLDVEMDDCIVCDLCAKVCPVDCITIDSIKATEAIGQTSDGTTKRLYAAKFDIDMAKCMYCGLCTVVCPTECITMTNQYDKSVQDLNLLTYKFSDMSAEMAEEKRRLFDAQQAEKQAAKLAAMKKKEGGA, encoded by the coding sequence ATGTTAAAAGAAGTATTCAACGGATTTAAAACAGCATGGGTGGGGTTATTCCTTACACTCAGGCACTTTTTTGCTTCAAACAAGCAAAGGGTGGTATCGTCTGTAAAGTCTGATAACTACTTTGAGGAGCAGGACGGTAAGGGAACCAATACCATCCAATATCCGCAGCAAAAACTGCCCGTGCCCGAGGTAGGGCGGTACCAGTTGGATGTGGAGATGGACGACTGTATTGTATGCGACCTATGCGCCAAAGTTTGCCCCGTGGATTGTATCACCATCGATAGCATCAAAGCTACCGAAGCCATTGGCCAAACATCCGACGGGACAACCAAACGCCTTTACGCGGCTAAGTTTGATATTGATATGGCCAAATGCATGTACTGCGGTTTATGTACCGTAGTATGCCCAACAGAATGCATCACCATGACTAACCAGTACGATAAAAGCGTGCAGGACCTGAATTTGTTAACCTATAAGTTTTCGGATATGTCTGCCGAGATGGCCGAAGAAAAACGAAGGTTGTTTGATGCCCAGCAGGCAGAAAAACAAGCGGCCAAGTTGGCTGCCATGAAAAAGAAGGAAGGCGGCGCATGA
- a CDS encoding OmpH family outer membrane protein: MKKLFKVVLVAGCILFIGTFAQAQTKIAHVNFNAIIDQMPDTKTISAQLQAYQKTFIDQLTSMQTELQSRAADYEAKKATFTDAVRQAKESELQDLQKRMQDYQTTAGQKVEAKKDELGKPLFDKVRAAIAAVAKEKGFGYVIDSSQNILLVSPDADDLMPSVKVKLGLK, translated from the coding sequence ATGAAAAAATTATTTAAAGTTGTATTAGTTGCGGGATGTATCTTGTTTATCGGAACTTTTGCTCAAGCACAGACAAAAATTGCCCACGTTAACTTTAACGCTATAATTGACCAGATGCCTGATACAAAAACCATCTCTGCACAATTACAAGCTTACCAAAAAACCTTTATCGATCAGCTAACCAGCATGCAAACTGAATTGCAATCAAGGGCTGCTGATTATGAAGCCAAAAAAGCTACTTTTACTGATGCTGTTCGCCAGGCAAAAGAAAGCGAATTGCAGGATCTTCAAAAACGTATGCAAGATTACCAAACTACTGCCGGTCAAAAGGTAGAAGCTAAAAAAGATGAGCTTGGAAAACCACTTTTTGATAAAGTTAGAGCAGCAATAGCCGCCGTAGCTAAAGAAAAAGGTTTTGGATATGTGATTGATTCTTCACAAAACATCCTGTTGGTATCTCCGGATGCTGACGATTTAATGCCTTCTGTAAAAGTGAAATTAGGCTTAAAATAA
- a CDS encoding AAA family ATPase, with product MKLILFRGRPGTGKTLLSGLLSAQLNLPVIRKDDIYDGLSTLNPDHQQRNSATHHILYAVLKSNAPTTSTLLLDFPFQFDDDIAKLKNWCIENNVELKSIVVTCSDEELWASRFNKRAENPAPNQLITDFKLLKQRYGEMQLRPGPLELLIDTVNNSSDNIKNIIAFITK from the coding sequence ATGAAATTAATTTTGTTTAGAGGGCGGCCCGGAACGGGAAAAACATTATTATCCGGTTTGCTCTCGGCTCAACTTAATTTACCCGTAATCAGGAAAGATGATATCTATGATGGTTTGAGCACTTTAAATCCGGATCACCAACAACGAAATAGCGCTACACACCACATCTTATATGCGGTTTTAAAAAGTAACGCCCCCACAACATCTACCCTCCTATTAGACTTTCCGTTTCAGTTTGATGATGATATAGCCAAACTAAAAAACTGGTGCATCGAAAACAATGTAGAACTAAAATCTATCGTGGTAACTTGTAGCGATGAGGAGCTATGGGCATCCCGGTTTAACAAACGAGCCGAAAACCCGGCCCCCAACCAGCTTATTACCGATTTTAAACTGCTTAAACAACGTTATGGCGAAATGCAATTGAGGCCCGGCCCGTTGGAGTTACTGATTGATACCGTTAATAACAGCAGCGATAACATTAAAAATATTATTGCTTTTATTACTAAGTGA
- the nuoK gene encoding NADH-quinone oxidoreductase subunit NuoK, which yields MITLSNFLMIGAGLFCIGIYIVLSKRNAIQVLIGIELIINSAILNLVAFGKYDKLDNSGQSFALFAIVLAAAAVAVALAIVLNVYRQYKTIDPAEVDKLKG from the coding sequence ATGATCACCCTCTCTAACTTTCTGATGATAGGGGCGGGGCTGTTTTGCATCGGCATCTATATCGTGCTATCCAAACGCAACGCTATCCAGGTATTGATCGGTATCGAGCTGATTATCAATTCAGCCATATTAAACCTGGTTGCCTTTGGTAAGTACGATAAGCTGGATAACAGCGGGCAATCATTCGCGCTGTTTGCCATTGTGCTGGCCGCGGCGGCGGTTGCAGTGGCGCTGGCCATTGTTTTAAACGTATACCGCCAGTACAAAACCATCGATCCGGCAGAGGTTGATAAATTAAAAGGTTAA
- the murI gene encoding glutamate racemase, whose product MLPAHPIGVFDSGYGGLTVFRSIAKLLPQYDYIYLGDNSRAPYGSRSFKTIHQYTWECVQHLFKMGCPLVILACNTASAKALRTIQQHDLKKHDSSKRVLGVIRPTAEVIGNYSKTKEIGVLGTKGTVQSGSYQIEIGNFFPDVNVYQQACPLWVPLIENGEYDKPGADYFVKQYLDQILAQSPRIDTLLLACTHYPLLEQKIRAYLPADVQAVSQGDIVAQSLVNYLQRHPEMESKLTKNASQKFFTTTDDTADFDHHATLFYCQPVQSTYLPVK is encoded by the coding sequence ATGTTACCTGCTCATCCTATTGGTGTTTTTGATTCCGGTTACGGTGGATTAACCGTTTTTCGTTCCATTGCCAAATTGCTGCCCCAGTATGATTATATCTATTTAGGCGATAACAGCCGGGCACCTTATGGCAGCCGTTCGTTTAAAACCATTCATCAATATACCTGGGAGTGCGTACAGCATTTGTTTAAAATGGGCTGCCCACTGGTTATACTGGCCTGCAATACGGCCTCGGCAAAGGCCTTGCGCACCATACAGCAGCACGACTTAAAAAAACACGATTCATCAAAACGCGTGCTCGGCGTAATCAGGCCTACGGCCGAGGTAATAGGTAACTATTCAAAAACAAAAGAGATTGGTGTGCTGGGTACAAAAGGTACAGTTCAATCGGGCTCTTACCAAATTGAAATAGGCAACTTTTTCCCCGACGTTAATGTGTACCAGCAAGCCTGCCCGCTTTGGGTACCGCTGATTGAGAACGGTGAGTACGATAAACCTGGTGCCGATTACTTTGTTAAACAATATCTGGATCAAATTTTAGCTCAGTCGCCCCGCATTGATACCTTGTTATTGGCATGTACCCATTATCCGCTGTTGGAGCAAAAAATCAGAGCCTATCTTCCGGCTGATGTTCAGGCGGTTTCGCAGGGCGATATTGTGGCGCAAAGCCTGGTTAATTATTTGCAGCGGCATCCGGAAATGGAAAGCAAGCTTACCAAAAATGCCAGTCAGAAATTTTTTACCACAACAGATGATACGGCAGATTTTGACCATCATGCCACACTGTTTTACTGCCAACCCGTGCAGTCAACCTACCTGCCGGTAAAGTAA
- a CDS encoding OmpH family outer membrane protein: protein MKKIFLTLGLVLLMGAASFAQRFAYIDSDYILKHIPDYVSSQKELNALSAQWQKEVDARFQEIDRMYKAYQADQVLMTADMKKRREGEIIDKEKAAKDFQRQKFGPDGELTQRSNALVKPIQDRIAKAVQALAESENLDMVFDKNSEVIMLYANPRYDKSADVITRLGLKPGVLAK, encoded by the coding sequence ATGAAAAAAATATTTTTAACCCTTGGTTTAGTGCTGTTAATGGGTGCGGCAAGCTTTGCGCAACGTTTTGCTTATATCGATTCTGATTATATATTAAAACATATTCCGGATTATGTATCATCCCAGAAGGAGCTTAACGCACTTTCGGCACAATGGCAAAAAGAGGTTGACGCCCGTTTCCAGGAGATTGACCGCATGTACAAGGCTTACCAGGCCGACCAGGTATTGATGACCGCCGATATGAAAAAGCGGCGCGAGGGCGAAATTATTGATAAAGAAAAGGCCGCGAAGGATTTTCAACGTCAGAAATTTGGGCCAGATGGGGAGCTTACCCAGCGTAGCAACGCCTTGGTTAAACCTATACAAGACAGGATAGCCAAAGCCGTACAGGCCTTAGCCGAAAGCGAAAACCTGGATATGGTTTTTGATAAAAATAGCGAGGTGATTATGTTATACGCCAATCCACGCTATGATAAAAGCGCAGATGTAATTACACGTTTGGGCCTTAAGCCGGGCGTGTTGGCCAAATAG